In Sorghum bicolor cultivar BTx623 chromosome 8, Sorghum_bicolor_NCBIv3, whole genome shotgun sequence, one genomic interval encodes:
- the LOC8067174 gene encoding pollen allergen Lol p 2-A, translated as MASSSSFCFLLVVVALAALFAIGSCGTTLTIEVGKDSTSTKLTLITNVAISEVSVKPKGATDFTDDLKESEPKTFTLDSKEPIEGPIAFRFLAKGGGYRVVDNAIPADFKAGSVYKTTEQV; from the coding sequence ATGGCCTCCTCATCGTCCTTCTGCTTCCTACTCGTGGTGGTGGCATTGGCGGCACTGTTTGCCATCGGCTCATGCGGCACTACGCTCACCATCGAGGTCGGTAAGGACTCCACCTCCACCAAATTAACCCTTATCACCAACGTCGCCATCTCCGAGGTGTCGGTCAAGCCCAAGGGAGCCACAGATTTCACGGACGACCTCAAGGAGTCAGAACCCAAGACTTTTACGCTCGACAGCAAGGAGCCAATCGAGGGACCTATCGCCTTCCGCTTCCTTGCGAAGGGTGGTGGCTACCGAGTTGTCGATAATGCGATCCCTGCCGACTTCAAGGCCGGCTCAGTTTACAAGACCACCGAACAAGTCTAA